CTGAGCTGACACAAGTTGCTTTTGTCCTGTAGGTGAACTCGACAGTCCACCACGAGTGGTTGGACAAAAAGGgccattttaattaattaattaattcataaaACAAAGCCATCGCTAAAAAACAATTATCAAACTTTctataaaaaatgtataaaatctGTACACTTTAAATTATAAAACATCACTGCATACATTACTGTAcaagcacatttaaaaaaagcactagagccccccctcccccgtcctcccctacagcctcctctcctgtcGGGGGAGGTTCAACCCTCTGCACCTGGTTTGGTGTCAAGAGGCAGTTGCTCTGCCCACAGAGACTGGGCTCCCTTCTTTCCTCCCGAGacgctgcacaaacacatctTGAGCGCCAGCCCTAATACAGCCAGCAGCGAGAGTGCAGTAACAGCGGCGAGTACCCCAATCCAGGCAACTGACATGCAAACAGCATCAGAGGAGGCCCGGGCTGCACagaggagacagacacacattaaTGAGGGATGCACTTGTGGAGGGAATGTGTTAATGACGACGTGCTGAAAGTGAGGCTCACCGTCTGTTTGGACATTAATAGTCAGAGACTTTGACTTCTCCACTGCAACCTTTCTCCAACTGCGGGACAAAGATGGCAGCCACTCCTCCACCTCGCAGAAGTAGAGGCCGCTGGTTGCAGGCCCTGGCATCAGGACTGAGAGGCTGAACTGGTTTGAGAGCGGGCGGTAAAACCTGAGCTGGAAATCCTTCCCAGACCTGTCCTGAAGGGTGGAGTCTCTGCGGGAGGTGAAGATGGGGCGTGGCTTCGCGTCGTCCCTGCTCTGCCAGAACCACGTGACCTGGAACTCAGAGTCGTTGCTGGACTGCCGGTCGATGTTACAGGGGATCGTGAAGTCGCTGGTCACGTTCATCTCAGACTCCTCCATTTTGAGGAGAAGGTTGTTTTCTGGAGAGGAAAAGcataaaagtgaaaaaaaaacacactaaattaTACTTTGATTTTAAACAAACTAACCAAGACaactttcatttgttttcatttaaactaAGCGATAGTGAGAAGTCTGAGGAAGCTGATTACGAACCAGTACAAACACTGACGTTAATAGAAGCAGTAAAGAGGAACAAATGCAGCAGAGGCACACAAAAATGTAGAAGCAgcacaaaaccacaaaacctCAGGGCCAACATAGATAAACTGGGGTTTTGCTGATGCACAGTCATAACTCGTGTAGTTGCGTAGCACCAGCAAACTGATGAAAACTAACACGATACTGCTAAACTCGCCCGACTTTACCTGTAACATTCACAGACAGCTCCACCGGGCCGCCGCTGTCGgccgcctcctgctgccagACGCCTTCGGGGTCCTGCTGGTACAGCTCGGCGCGGCACTGGTAGCTGCCGCCGTCCCCCTCGCGGGCCCTTTGAATGCtcaggaggaagctgctgcgaGCGGGTCGGGACAGATGGAGCCGCCCCTGCAGGCCGCGCAGCGCCTGGTTCTCCGGGAACCTCAGCACGCCCATGTGATCCAGCTCCACCAGGGAGACGCTGCTCTCGGAGGAGCCGGGCCCGGAGTAGAACCAGGCTACTTTGTAGAAGGGAAGCGGGTTGGACGGGTCGGAGACGACGCTGCACTTGAACTCCACGTCCTCTCCCTCCATgacgctcagctgctgctgctccttctctgcgAGACGAAGGTCGTAGACTGGAGAGCAAGAGGAAGTCAGTGTtatgttaatgtgttaatgagGCCTAAACCCGATCCCATGCTGCTCCGAGAGCTCAGCACCTGGCTTCTGCACCACCACGGCCAGCAGGTTGGACGGAGGCAGCTTCCTGTGCGCGTTCTGCAGGAACACCGACACGCTGCACTGGTAGGCGCCCGCCTCCCTGTAGGTCGCCCCAGTGATGAGCAGGTAGTGGACCACCTGGCTCTTCTGGTTCTCCACCCGCAGCTGGTACCGCTGGTGGCTCCCGAACCAGCTGATGGAGCCGTCGAAGTACAGCGTCAGGATGTTATCGGGGGTGGTGCCGTCGCGCTGCAGGCTCCACGTCACGGTGACGGGCATGCGGGGTCCCGTGACCCGGCACATCAGCTCCACGTTCTCCCCCAGGGTCACTCTGCTGTTGCGACTTTTCAGAGACACCTTCGCAAACTTATCTGAGAGCAAATGTTAAAAGAAATCAAGAAAAACCCCAAAAGTTGCCATTAGATGCAAATAGTATTGATTTCATGCAGGCAAACGGTTGCATCAGTGTGTTCATCTTACCTATaggagtcacagtcacagtcttgGTTTGTGACTGGCTGTTGGTCTTACTGTTGGTCTTCCATTCAGACACAGCACACTGGTAGACGCCCGAGCTGGACGGCGTGACCTCATCGAGCTCCAGGGTGAAGACGTCACCGGCCGGACGCTCTGCTCTCACCTTGCGGCTCCTGAACTCCGCCCCCTTCTCCGCCACTCCCTCCTGACTGAGGCTGATGACGTCGGCAAACGCGGCCGCCGGCGCGGACGCCGATTTGTGCAGCCAGGTGACGGAGAGCTGGCCCTTGACTCCGCCCACTTTACAGGTGAGCTTCAGCCTGTCGCCCTCGTTAACAGTGAAGTTGCCTTGCATTTCAACAGTAATCCCGCTTTCTgtaaagagaggaggaaacaaaatCCTACTTAATATATTAAACTaacattattcaaataaaatgatcCATTCTTGACTGACCCGATGCAGAAATGCTGACCAGCTGGGGCTTGGAGTCCTGGGCTCCACCCTGAACAAAGCGTCCGTCCTGCCCTCTCTCCTGAGGCCAGGCTCGACAGGTATATTCTCCGTGATCTGTAGTTCTGACGGGCATCAGTACCAGACGGTAATCTCTGAGGCCGGATCGAGAGGCCCTGAGCTCGCCTTCATTCTCTCGGGACCTGTAGTCCGGCCCCACGCTCAGAACGCCCGTGGGGCCCAGCGTGGCCAGCGAGACGTTTCCCCAGAGCCAGGCGACAGAGAAGAACTTCTGCTCCAGGTCCGGTGTGTCGATGCTGCAGGTCAGGGACAGCCCCTGCCCCTCGTACAGAACCGACTGCTGTGCTGTGATCCTCACCAGCAGAGGCGACGTGTCTGACTCCACCTCTAGAAATagaacaaataataatttatgacAAATATCAAAATGACGTGTGGGAGGAAACATCAGCTGATTAATTGCTCCGAACCTCTGGCTTTGACATTCACTTGTGTTTCCCCTGACTTCTGGTCGGTGACACAGTACCAGGAGCGATCAGGGTCTTGGACCCACTCGTGAGCGTGGCAGTAGATCCTCCCGCGGTCcgacacctgcagctcatccatTTTCAGCTGATACTCAGCCTCTCCAACCTTATCCAACCGTATGTGTCCCGCTCGGAAGCGCGCGTCGAACTCCTGGCCCGCGCTCAGCACGAAGTCCTTGTCCAGAGTCACGATGGTCCGAGCAGCGTCTTCGCCCGGCGCCTGCAGGTACCAGGCGAAGGACAGGTGGGTGTGCTGGATGGTGTTGCTGGAGGCTTGGCATGTCAAAGCGAGCGGGTCGCCTTCGTTCAAGTCCAACGTTGCGGGTTCGCTTGATGAGACACTGAGGGAATTGTCCAGAACTAAGAGAACAGACAAAGACATGACGCTCACACAGCTGTTGTTACATCTAGTGGTTTGTAGGTGTAATGATGGCGTCTTACGGTACCTTTAACTGTGATCACAGCGCTGTAGGTTCCTCTGTAACTGCCTTCTTTGTTGAGTACAGTACACTCGTATTCCCCTTCGTCATCTTTCTGTAGGGTTCCTATTTTAAAGAGGACTGAGTTTGCGTTCACGTATTCCAGAGTTATGTCCTTGTTCCTCACGCGGTCTGCATACATGGCATAGGCAAAGAAGTTGTCTTCACTGCTGATTATGTTGATTTCAACTGGTTTTGCAGGTTTCTTGATGCGAAATTCAAACTGTTTCTGCGAGAGCTTTCTGGCGAAGCCGCTCACATTGCAGGAGATGATGAGGGGAGAGCCCTCCACGCGGTACAGAGGCCCCACCGGCACTTCAGTCATCACCTGGGCCTCTCCTGAGTGGAGTAGATGCAAAACACGCTTGATAAAGTCAGTTCAATCCTGCAAATGTAAGTGTTCGTCATGTTGCATTAGCGCAGGGTCCGGCCTTTGCATACATTAGGCCAAAGCACACTGCAAGAAACTCACTTTTTACAGTGTGGGAAAACTACATGACTTCATTGAGTGAGAACAGGAGCCTGTTCAAGCCTGTTGAACCACAATCGCTGAAACAATTCAAGTTTCATGAAGCCTAATAACTAAACTGTTGGACTCCTTTTATCAAAtctaaataaactaaaaaaaaatcacgaATTATGAGccacagacaaaacaagttTGATAACCATGTGCCATTTTATAAAATTAGTCTTGAAAACGATCAGATGTATACAGATAAGTTTACAAGTTAAACGCTTGTTCTAGTTAATATCTTTAGTCTTTTAATATAGTTATTTtctttgataataataataattagtccTATGTTGAAATTGACACCAGCCGGGCCCTTTATCATTTCATCTCTATCCCGCTTCAGTTTTAAATTAAGTAGTTGAGATATTTTTTGCCACATCAACTCTAAGAATAAAAAAGAGCCACTTACCGCAGTCCATGAACACACCGAGCCAGAGAAGTAAGGTGGAGCACAGGTAAGGCTTCATGCTGCGTCCGCTTCTGATTCACACTGCGTTCACACCATAGCAGCTGTGAAGAGGCTCGCGGCGACTGACTCGCTTCTCTGACGCTGCAGCAAGAGGAAGTCTGAGGTGTTTCCTGCATGCTGCACCGCACAACATACGCATGGCCGACGCCACTATGACAAACCAGCACGCGCGGGTTGgagaaaggtaaaaaaaaaaacgcatttCCGCCTTCACACAAACGGGGTGTGAACCTGGGATGAGAAACCTGAGAGAACAGGTTCAGGTGGTTTGACGCCATCTGGTCACGTGATTACATCAAACACCGTTAACAGGCTAACGTTAAATGTTATGTAAGATAATGTACAGGTAGATAATGTAACCATGTGCTTACTTGATTCTATGTAAATATTTCCCCACCAATTTGTTCCTTTGTCACTTAAACTATAAATGACTTCCGTattttttccaaataaaagtTCCATAATCGCACCTTAGCTTAGCCTTTATAGAGACATGGTCTAGCGTTGCTAGGAAACAGGCCGTGTCCAAGTTTGTCAAAACagtcaaacaggaagtaagTTGATTCCTAAGTTTCTTGTGTTGGTTCATCATCAATGACACAACATCGCCCCCCAGTGGAGAGGTTGAGACACCGCTGCGTCGTCACGGCGCTGTCTCGGCCCAGGCGTCCGGTTTCTGGCCTGGTGAGGGTTTAACATGATAAATTCATCATGTATGATTAAGAAAACAACCAAAAGGCTGCACATTTTTGGAGGATACGGCAGGACAGCTATGAGCTCCCCAAGCAGCTTTATTGGAgctataatatataaaatgcaattaaataaaatatgattgAGACAGAATAACATCTctgaaaaagttaaaaaaaatttaagggtattaaataatacagtaaatgcattatAGATGTAAACATAATAGATATCTGAACTGAAACAGATATTTatgtttacattattattacttattattttgTGTAGACAATGGAAATTAATCTAAATATAATAACAAAGACACTAAACTTGAATAGTATAAAAGTATAGTACCAATTAAGAAAAAATACAGTATTATTATGTAGTAACAAAAATAATGGAAAATCACAATAAAGTAGTAATGATGTAATAGAAAATgctataaaacatttaaacttgtgACCCTTGTAAAACATGGCGGCTGGTTTAAGGCCGATTTCCACCTGCAGTCctgtagaagcagaagcagggaGGAGCAAGAGTGACACTACACTGATTGATCTTGGCACTACACACACGGTCACACTCTTCTTTTGACTGAACCCAGTTCTGTCCCAGTCAGGAGCATGGAGTGATGTCCAACAGGTGACCGTGAAACATGAAGTGAAAAACGCATGCTTCTTAAAGCGTGTGTGCAGCATGTGACCACTTCTGCGCGTTGGCGTCCGACGGAGGCCAACGCTGTGGttggagagaaaaaaggaaaatctgGTAACTTCGGGGAAACGAGCGCAGCGCTAGAAGAGGAAGTGTCTAGAAACGAGCAGCTACATGCGTGCTGCATGTTCCTCATTGAAGAGGAATAGGAAGTATGAGCGgcacaggaaaaaacagaatcCACAGCGCAGAGCAGCACGACTGTTACAGGCAGAAACCGCAGGGCTTTCTATCTGTACACCAGCGCAGGTGCACGTCGCGGCAGCGCGAGCCCCCGCCGACGGGCCCACGGCGTAGAAGATGAGCGACTCGCTGGAGAAGACCACGGACTACCCTCTGCCGCTGCCCGCCGATGGGCCCGGTCccgacgaggaggagaggggccccgcggcggcggccggcgAGCTCCACTGGGAGGACGGGGGGCTGCCGGCCGATTTACAGCGAGGGATGGAGGCCCTGCGCGAGAACCAGGAGCTGACCGACGTGACGCTCAGGGTGCAGGGACACGACTTCCCCTGCCACAGGGCCGTCCTCGCCGCTGCCAGCGAGTACTTCAGGTAAACGCACCGCCGGCGCCGGCCCCCGTGCGACGGCGATGGGGCCCGCTGGTCACGAAACCCGCGTCTGTGTCCCCCGCGCAGGGCCATGTTCTGCAGCGGCCTGAAGGAGAGCCGCGAGGAGTGCGTGGAGATGAAGGGGCTCGACAGCGGGACCATGCGCGCGCTCCTGGAGTACACCTACACCAGCCGGGCCCTGCTCACGCACGCCAACGTCCAGAGGGTCCTGGAGGCCGCCAGCCAGTTTCAGGTGCAGCTCCGCACACACTGGAGAAGATGCTGAAATCTACCTGTTACTTATGCTTAGCTGTGAGTGTTAGAGAAAGTTTGGaggtaaaacattttaaacagcagctctTTAGCTCAACTCAGTCATGTGCGAATGACTTTCTACCTTTCTGACTCAGTGCAGTCACGTAAATAATCATGTGATAGTTTAATAGCTGTATCAGCAGAAGAGAACAAAGCTTCTTGTTTTCAAAATTTCAAAATTCCCAGCTATAATGTATATAATGTCAActttattatagttatttattttatataaaaacacaattttgaGTTGTCCTGAAGTATCGATACAGAAatcttttacacatttacattccAGAAAACATAGTCTTTCATCTTCTCTATGACATCATTTAAAATAGTCTGTAAATTGTTTTTGCCACCCGCGAGGCAAATTTCTCGAAGAGGGAAGTGAAAGTTGTTGTTTACACTCAGGATCAGTTTTCCATACAGGCCCAAAATTAACTacacagctgtgctgcagagtAACAAACCGGACACGGGTCGTAGATTTACATCCTAAAGACTAAAAGGTTAAATCACTGTGGATTCCACCTTTG
This genomic interval from Betta splendens chromosome 21, fBetSpl5.4, whole genome shotgun sequence contains the following:
- the LOC114847586 gene encoding immunoglobulin superfamily member 2-like; the encoded protein is MKPYLCSTLLLWLGVFMDCGEAQVMTEVPVGPLYRVEGSPLIISCNVSGFARKLSQKQFEFRIKKPAKPVEINIISSEDNFFAYAMYADRVRNKDITLEYVNANSVLFKIGTLQKDDEGEYECTVLNKEGSYRGTYSAVITVKVLDNSLSVSSSEPATLDLNEGDPLALTCQASSNTIQHTHLSFAWYLQAPGEDAARTIVTLDKDFVLSAGQEFDARFRAGHIRLDKVGEAEYQLKMDELQVSDRGRIYCHAHEWVQDPDRSWYCVTDQKSGETQVNVKAREVESDTSPLLVRITAQQSVLYEGQGLSLTCSIDTPDLEQKFFSVAWLWGNVSLATLGPTGVLSVGPDYRSRENEGELRASRSGLRDYRLVLMPVRTTDHGEYTCRAWPQERGQDGRFVQGGAQDSKPQLVSISASESGITVEMQGNFTVNEGDRLKLTCKVGGVKGQLSVTWLHKSASAPAAAFADVISLSQEGVAEKGAEFRSRKVRAERPAGDVFTLELDEVTPSSSGVYQCAVSEWKTNSKTNSQSQTKTVTVTPIDKFAKVSLKSRNSRVTLGENVELMCRVTGPRMPVTVTWSLQRDGTTPDNILTLYFDGSISWFGSHQRYQLRVENQKSQVVHYLLITGATYREAGAYQCSVSVFLQNAHRKLPPSNLLAVVVQKPVYDLRLAEKEQQQLSVMEGEDVEFKCSVVSDPSNPLPFYKVAWFYSGPGSSESSVSLVELDHMGVLRFPENQALRGLQGRLHLSRPARSSFLLSIQRAREGDGGSYQCRAELYQQDPEGVWQQEAADSGGPVELSVNVTENNLLLKMEESEMNVTSDFTIPCNIDRQSSNDSEFQVTWFWQSRDDAKPRPIFTSRRDSTLQDRSGKDFQLRFYRPLSNQFSLSVLMPGPATSGLYFCEVEEWLPSLSRSWRKVAVEKSKSLTINVQTDARASSDAVCMSVAWIGVLAAVTALSLLAVLGLALKMCLCSVSGGKKGAQSLWAEQLPLDTKPGAEG